A single genomic interval of Gemmatimonadaceae bacterium harbors:
- a CDS encoding 4Fe-4S dicluster domain-containing protein, giving the protein MSKASEPKDKGVKRRDFLKILGASGAAVGTIGCSPEKAGKLIPYLISPDQTVPGVSTYYATTCRECAAGCGVIAETRDGRTIKLEGNPAHPLNRGAICARGQSALQGLYNPDRLRTPLMKKAGGWEAISWNDALALVSQKLGEAKSRNVAGNALFINQHESGSFAEFVDQWLAAFGMKPHVSVDFEADQATLESNRRSYGVAWPRLSFADARLIVSFGADFLDGWGAAVPQQLDFADARANVATAPRFIYIGPRRSLTGLNADQWIACKPGTEHLIAQAVLGTMGRGGNVSIAQASQASGIGADVLGALAKEIGASRPSLVLSGVRTDNALDVALAVASINQAAGNVGKTILPAEPVTLFDGMSRYTDLADAVERMRGGSVPLVMVRGTNPAYYLPRAANFADAFAKVPFKVAFATQPDETAELCDLILPDLHALETWGDSQPIKGTLSLQQPTMDPVFEGTRGAGDVLLALAQKDPAAAARFPAKDYRAWLMARFVGGPAAFAAALPKGVTAGTIAARPTPAAAPAPARTASLDAAGGDFYLVTHPHALFGDGRGANKPWLQELPDPVAKILWSSWVEIHPETATRLGIERGDVVEVKTAHGSVKAPAYLYLGVRPDTVALALGQGHRAASPVPNWDPLHQNPVTNLQWGYGRYARNVGVNPFDVMTATADAAGGFVWTSTRASITKTADHELVPSTEGSARQHGRGIAQAISITDLLSGKAEEVPEATVPGDASHEYLPGLRAPVAADAQGELGAPTAADSGTHLGMYDPKNPLGMAKRRWAMTVDLARCTGCSACVTACYSENNIPTVGAAWQNASVYAVEKTGYNIVRGREMNWIRLERYFEGNLDAKFGEHFEGRFVPMMCQQCGNAPCEPVCPVFATYHSPDGLNVQVYNRCVGTRYCSNNCPYKVRYFNWFGYGEKDRRQYAFPEPLNWQLNPDVTVRSKGVMEKCSFCVQRIREAENRATLEHRELIPDEFTTACAASCPSRAITFGDAADERWSVTKLIEDRRAYHVFTELNTYPAVTYLKKVNHPTPATAANA; this is encoded by the coding sequence ATGAGCAAGGCATCGGAACCGAAGGACAAGGGCGTCAAGCGCCGAGACTTTCTGAAGATTCTCGGAGCCAGCGGCGCCGCCGTCGGTACCATCGGCTGCAGCCCCGAGAAGGCCGGCAAGCTGATTCCGTACCTCATCTCGCCCGACCAGACGGTGCCCGGCGTCTCCACCTACTACGCCACCACCTGCCGCGAATGCGCGGCGGGCTGCGGCGTCATCGCCGAGACGCGCGACGGCCGTACCATCAAGCTCGAAGGCAACCCGGCGCACCCGCTCAACCGCGGCGCGATCTGCGCCCGCGGACAGTCCGCGCTCCAGGGGCTGTACAATCCCGACCGCCTGCGCACGCCCTTGATGAAGAAGGCCGGTGGCTGGGAGGCGATCAGTTGGAACGATGCGCTCGCCCTCGTGAGCCAGAAGCTCGGCGAGGCCAAGAGCCGCAACGTGGCCGGCAACGCCCTGTTCATCAATCAGCACGAGAGCGGCAGCTTTGCCGAGTTCGTGGACCAGTGGCTGGCCGCCTTCGGCATGAAGCCGCACGTGAGCGTGGACTTCGAAGCCGACCAGGCCACGCTCGAATCCAACCGCCGCAGCTACGGCGTCGCGTGGCCGCGGCTCAGCTTCGCCGACGCCCGCCTCATCGTCTCGTTCGGCGCCGACTTCCTCGACGGCTGGGGCGCCGCCGTGCCGCAGCAGCTCGACTTCGCCGATGCGCGCGCCAACGTCGCCACGGCGCCGCGGTTCATCTACATCGGCCCGCGCCGCTCGCTCACCGGCCTCAACGCCGACCAGTGGATCGCCTGCAAGCCCGGCACCGAGCATCTGATCGCCCAGGCCGTCCTCGGCACCATGGGGCGCGGCGGCAACGTCTCGATCGCGCAGGCCTCCCAGGCCAGCGGCATCGGCGCCGACGTCCTCGGCGCGCTGGCCAAGGAGATCGGCGCGAGCCGGCCGAGCCTCGTGCTCTCCGGCGTGCGTACCGACAACGCGCTCGACGTGGCGCTCGCCGTGGCGTCCATCAATCAGGCGGCGGGCAACGTGGGCAAGACGATCCTGCCCGCCGAGCCGGTGACGCTGTTCGACGGGATGTCGCGATACACCGACCTCGCCGACGCGGTGGAACGCATGCGCGGCGGGAGCGTGCCGCTGGTGATGGTGCGCGGCACCAACCCGGCGTACTACCTGCCGCGTGCGGCCAACTTCGCCGACGCGTTCGCCAAGGTGCCGTTCAAGGTGGCGTTCGCCACGCAGCCCGACGAGACCGCGGAACTCTGCGATCTCATCCTGCCCGATCTCCACGCACTCGAAACGTGGGGCGACTCGCAACCCATCAAGGGCACGCTCTCGCTCCAGCAGCCGACCATGGATCCGGTGTTCGAAGGCACGCGCGGCGCCGGTGACGTGCTGCTCGCGCTCGCCCAGAAGGATCCGGCGGCCGCGGCCAGGTTCCCGGCCAAGGATTATCGCGCCTGGCTCATGGCGCGGTTCGTCGGTGGCCCGGCGGCATTCGCCGCCGCGCTGCCCAAGGGCGTGACCGCGGGCACGATCGCCGCCCGGCCCACGCCGGCCGCGGCGCCGGCGCCCGCGCGCACGGCGTCGCTCGACGCCGCCGGCGGCGATTTCTACCTGGTCACCCATCCGCACGCGCTGTTCGGCGACGGGCGCGGCGCCAACAAGCCCTGGCTGCAGGAGCTGCCCGATCCCGTTGCCAAGATCCTCTGGAGCTCGTGGGTCGAGATCCATCCGGAGACGGCGACCAGGCTCGGCATCGAGCGCGGCGACGTCGTGGAAGTGAAAACCGCCCACGGTTCGGTGAAGGCGCCTGCGTACCTCTACCTCGGCGTGCGGCCCGACACGGTCGCCCTCGCGCTGGGGCAGGGGCATCGCGCCGCCTCGCCGGTTCCCAACTGGGATCCGCTCCACCAGAATCCCGTCACCAACCTCCAGTGGGGCTACGGCCGTTACGCGCGGAACGTGGGGGTGAATCCGTTCGACGTGATGACGGCCACCGCCGACGCGGCCGGCGGTTTCGTGTGGACCTCCACCCGGGCGTCGATCACGAAGACCGCCGACCACGAGTTGGTGCCGTCCACCGAAGGCTCGGCCCGCCAGCACGGGCGCGGCATCGCGCAGGCGATCTCGATCACCGACCTCCTCAGCGGCAAGGCCGAGGAAGTGCCCGAGGCGACCGTTCCCGGCGATGCGTCGCATGAGTACCTGCCGGGGCTCCGGGCGCCGGTGGCGGCCGATGCGCAGGGTGAACTCGGCGCCCCCACGGCGGCCGACTCGGGCACGCATCTCGGGATGTACGATCCCAAGAACCCGCTCGGCATGGCCAAACGGCGCTGGGCGATGACCGTGGACCTGGCGCGGTGCACCGGCTGCTCGGCATGCGTCACGGCGTGCTATTCGGAGAACAACATCCCCACCGTGGGCGCGGCCTGGCAGAACGCCTCCGTGTACGCGGTGGAGAAGACCGGCTACAACATCGTGCGCGGCCGCGAGATGAATTGGATTCGTCTCGAGCGCTACTTCGAGGGCAACCTCGACGCCAAGTTCGGCGAGCACTTCGAAGGGCGGTTCGTGCCGATGATGTGCCAGCAATGCGGCAACGCGCCGTGCGAGCCTGTATGCCCGGTGTTCGCCACGTACCACTCGCCCGACGGGCTCAACGTCCAGGTGTACAACCGGTGCGTGGGCACGCGCTACTGCTCCAACAACTGCCCCTACAAGGTGCGGTACTTCAACTGGTTCGGGTACGGCGAGAAGGACCGCCGCCAGTACGCGTTCCCCGAGCCGCTCAACTGGCAGCTCAACCCCGACG
- a CDS encoding cytochrome c3 family protein, whose amino-acid sequence MTKRRKWTAIPGLIALAAGAVILSAYSGASSSQNSSPIQPIAFPHSVHVGKLGINCVYCHYAANKSPDPGLPAVSTCMGCHTLIGPQRPATDLGPARKSVGIEKLWEYAGYPSKPGHPIPWVRIHKLPEYVHFPHMRHVNAGVTCQTCHGPIQTMDRVYQYSSLNMGWCVNCHVNGYDPRTGEEMASMVSDGKGGAVLPAAMADHPPAATPDSLRKKARYDCSVCHY is encoded by the coding sequence ATGACCAAGCGAAGGAAGTGGACAGCCATTCCCGGGCTGATTGCACTGGCCGCCGGGGCTGTGATCCTGTCCGCCTACAGCGGCGCATCCTCCTCGCAGAACAGTTCTCCCATCCAGCCGATCGCGTTCCCGCATTCGGTGCACGTCGGCAAGCTCGGGATCAACTGCGTCTACTGTCATTACGCGGCCAACAAGTCGCCCGATCCGGGACTCCCCGCCGTGTCCACGTGCATGGGGTGTCACACGTTGATCGGGCCGCAGCGCCCGGCCACCGACCTCGGGCCCGCCCGCAAGAGCGTCGGCATCGAGAAGCTCTGGGAATACGCCGGGTATCCGAGCAAGCCCGGCCACCCGATTCCCTGGGTGCGCATCCACAAGTTGCCGGAGTACGTGCACTTTCCGCACATGCGTCACGTGAACGCGGGCGTCACCTGTCAGACGTGCCACGGACCCATCCAGACGATGGACCGCGTCTATCAGTATTCGTCGCTCAATATGGGTTGGTGCGTGAACTGCCACGTGAACGGCTACGATCCGCGCACGGGCGAGGAGATGGCGTCGATGGTGTCCGACGGGAAGGGCGGGGCCGTCCTTCCCGCCGCGATGGCCGACCATCCGCCCGCCGCCACGCCCGATTCGCTGCGCAAGAAGGCGCGTTACGACTGTTCCGTCTGCCACTACTGA